A part of Eschrichtius robustus isolate mEscRob2 chromosome 20, mEscRob2.pri, whole genome shotgun sequence genomic DNA contains:
- the LOC137755296 gene encoding leucine-rich repeat-containing protein 37A-like: MPFIVRTAYLRIFWGAQMNLQSPLWKLKFLHPSRRPKLVILELTEEAESLPQQEAPAQHPQTPEEAESFSPQAEAQAQHPEPTKEVEPPPLQQEAPSQPSEAPEELETSSPQEALAQPLETLKEVVVRPVAHHGVNETQQSNLYNVTVKPLDLALTITPQVTKEVERSPVQQETPSQPPESPEEVEPSLLHQEAPTQTPGFPTEYVLQIPVSDEVASLPGVQRHAHSNLPGVTLQPLDLELTITPEPTPEAELPTAQQEALAPPLEHPEETESSPTQQETSAKPPEPPGEVEPSREREQPAPPSEPPGDVEPSATQQETTGQPPEPPVEAEPCPSEQEQPTQPSEPTEPPEEVKPATQQETPA; the protein is encoded by the coding sequence ATGCCTTTTATCGTGAGGACAGCCTACCTACGGATTTtctggggagcccagatgaacctccagagccccctgtggaagctgaaatttctccatcccagcaggaggcccaaaCTGGTCATTCtagagctcactgaggaggctgaatctttaccccagcaagaggcccctgctcagcatccacagacccctgaggaggctgaatctttttcaccccaggcagaggcccaggctcagcatccagagcccactaAAGAGGTAGAACcacctccacttcagcaggaggctccatctcagccttcagaggcccctgaggaactagaaacttcaagtcctcaggaggccctagcccagcctttggagacacttaaggaggttgtagttcgaccagtagcacatcatggggtaaatgaaactcagcagtcaaacttgtacaatgtcactgttaaacctctggatctggcactgaccataactccacaggtcaccaaagaggttgaacgttctccagtccagcaggagaccccatctcagcctccagagagccctgaggaggttgaaccttctctactccatcaagaggccccaactcagactccagggttccctactgagtatgtactccaaattccagtgagtgatgaggtagcatctctacctggcgttcagcgtcacgctcattcaaacttgcccggtgttacacttcaacctctggatttggaacttaccatcactccagagcccactccggaagctgaacttcctacagctcagcaggaggccctggctccacctcttgagcatcctgaggagacagaatcttctccaacccaacaagagacctcagctaagcctccagagcctcctggagaggttgagccttcacgtgagcgggagcaaccagctccgccttctgagcctcctggggacgTTGAACCTTctgcaacccagcaggagaccacaggtcagcctccagagcctcctgtggaagctgagccttgtccaagtgaacaggaacaaccgactcagccttctgagcctacagagcctcctgaggaggtgaagccagcaacccagcaggagaccccagcttag